One part of the Schistocerca piceifrons isolate TAMUIC-IGC-003096 chromosome 2, iqSchPice1.1, whole genome shotgun sequence genome encodes these proteins:
- the LOC124777016 gene encoding alpha-tocopherol transfer protein-like has protein sequence MMAAATSSSGSHQSEGNASDIQSLRKWAAAERYLLTEHQLRIFYHSCYFNVERTKKCINVYFSIRNGTPELFANRDIRRPELQMALSALNYAVLPVCDPAGHTILLHSLCNYEPSRYVFSDGIKLLLMMIDACVHSDGMSPGYVMLFDMRGVQSGHLTKLNISLLRKFFQYIQEGMPIRLHAIHIVNVVPIMGRIMSLTKPFMKKELLSLLHLHPAADGYDSLYEFIPRNCLPRDYGGVLDCVEYLHADHVKRLAALQSLFSKD, from the coding sequence ATGATGGCTGCCGCAACAAGCAGTTCTGGGTCCCATCAGAGTGAAGGTAACGCAAGTGACATACAGAGCCTGAGGAAGTGGGCTGCTGCTGAACGGTACTTACTGACAGAACACCAGCTGAGAATTTTCTACCATAGCTGTTATTTTAATGTTGAGAGAACAAAAAAGTGCATTAATGTGTATTTCTCTATACGTAACGGCACTCCAGAGTTGTTTGCAAACAGAGATATTAGACGTCCAGAATTGCAGATGGCACTTTCAGCTTTAAATTATGCTGTTTTGCCAGTTTGTGACCCTGCTGGTCACACTATTTTGCTTCATAGTCTATGCAATTATGAGCCCTCCAGGTATGTGTTCAGTGATGGAATTAAACTATTGTTGATGATGATAGATGCCTGTGTCCATTCAGATGGAATGTCACCAGGTTATGTAATGCTTTTTGATATGAGGGGAGTCCAGAGTGGCCATCTCACTAAACTTAATATTTCTTTACTTAGGAAGTTTTTCCAGTACATACAGGAGGGTATGCCCATTCGCTTACATGCTATACATATTGTAAATGTTGTTCCAATCATGGGAAGAATAATGAGTCTCACGAAGCCATTCATGAAAAAGGAATTGCTTTCACTCTTACATCTTCATCCAGCAGCTGATGGATATGACTCCTTGTATGAATTTATTCCACGAAACTGTCTCCCTAGAGACTATGGTGGTGTTTTGGACTGTGTTGAATATCTTCATGCTGATCATGTTAAAAGACTTGCAGCACTGCAAAGCTTATTTTCCAAAGactaa